A region of Modestobacter marinus DNA encodes the following proteins:
- a CDS encoding PP2C family protein-serine/threonine phosphatase — translation MQCDPRSNADGRTVGSSGSPTPATGRQLEATGRLAPRLMFSGAALSSRGPRPDNQDSGLASPELVAVADGVGGNVGGAAASALAITSLVEQLPLPCDGDPEAQLRRAVSRANRRLGRLRSEVPVLAGMATTLTAMALSGAGHLVVAHIGDSRAYLLRGGQLVALTRDHSVVQAMLDASSISTEQARNHPWRSVLIAALQGREDDTVNVATSTLRALPGDRVLLCSDGLWGDTSWRRTRRALTQEYTASAAAVRLMESVQTAPARDNITVIVADVTTAEAAEKGRPWSWVLPPSRTSARSAPPSRRGGADQTLAKRRAL, via the coding sequence ATGCAGTGTGATCCGCGGAGCAACGCCGACGGTCGGACCGTAGGTTCGTCGGGGAGCCCGACGCCGGCCACTGGTCGCCAGCTTGAGGCGACAGGACGACTGGCTCCTCGGCTCATGTTCTCCGGAGCGGCCTTGTCGTCCCGAGGGCCGCGCCCGGACAACCAAGACTCCGGGCTAGCGAGTCCTGAGCTCGTGGCGGTCGCGGACGGGGTCGGCGGCAATGTCGGTGGGGCGGCAGCGTCAGCGCTGGCCATCACCTCCCTGGTGGAGCAACTTCCACTGCCGTGTGATGGAGATCCGGAGGCGCAGCTCCGCCGGGCCGTGTCCAGGGCAAACCGCCGCCTCGGCCGGCTGCGCTCCGAGGTGCCCGTGTTGGCGGGCATGGCTACGACGCTGACGGCGATGGCACTCTCCGGCGCCGGCCACTTGGTCGTAGCGCACATCGGTGACTCCCGCGCCTACCTGCTCCGCGGCGGGCAGCTCGTCGCCTTGACCAGAGACCACTCGGTCGTCCAGGCGATGCTCGACGCCAGCAGCATCTCCACCGAGCAGGCGCGGAATCATCCGTGGCGATCGGTGCTCATCGCCGCTCTGCAAGGCCGCGAGGACGACACGGTCAACGTGGCAACTTCCACATTGCGGGCCCTTCCGGGGGACCGGGTTCTGCTGTGCTCCGACGGTCTGTGGGGCGACACCTCGTGGCGGAGGACCCGCCGGGCTCTCACCCAGGAGTACACCGCTTCAGCTGCAGCGGTCCGGCTGATGGAGAGCGTGCAGACGGCGCCTGCCAGGGACAACATCACGGTGATCGTCGCAGATGTCACCACGGCAGAGGCGGCAGAGAAGGGCCGACCGTGGTCGTGGGTGCTGCCGCCGAGCCGGACGAGCGCCCGGAGCGCACCGCCGTCGCGTCGGGGAGGTGCTGACCAGACCCTGGCGAAGCGGCGCGCCCTGTGA
- a CDS encoding ABC transporter permease: MVTLSWALGGVLLLLVAGAATAGALSGFHQSRPIVVAAARAVLQLAAVSAVLVAVVRSLWLSTVFIFVMLTVAAVTSARRVTGTRLRSSGGASSAARMVLPIGVGALPVVGLVMVTGTVPLSGEAVVPIGGILIGGAMTATSLAGRRLFDELQQRRGEVEAALALGLLPRDAVLEVVRPAAATALVPALDQTRTVGLVTLPGAYVGVLLGGGSAMQAGAAQLLVLVGLLLVEIVAIWVVTEQVARGHLHRP, from the coding sequence ATCGTCACGCTGAGCTGGGCGCTCGGGGGTGTCCTGCTCCTCCTGGTTGCGGGTGCGGCTACGGCTGGCGCTCTTTCCGGCTTCCACCAGAGCCGCCCGATCGTGGTCGCTGCTGCTCGAGCGGTGCTCCAGCTGGCCGCCGTGTCCGCCGTCCTGGTCGCCGTCGTCCGCTCCTTGTGGCTGTCGACCGTCTTCATCTTCGTCATGCTCACCGTTGCCGCTGTCACATCCGCCCGGCGGGTGACCGGGACCCGGCTGCGGTCATCGGGAGGAGCTTCCAGTGCTGCGAGGATGGTCCTGCCGATCGGCGTGGGAGCCCTGCCCGTCGTCGGACTGGTGATGGTCACCGGAACCGTGCCCCTGAGCGGGGAAGCCGTTGTCCCCATCGGTGGAATCCTCATCGGCGGCGCGATGACTGCTACTTCGCTGGCTGGGCGTCGGCTGTTCGACGAGCTCCAGCAACGCCGGGGCGAGGTCGAGGCCGCCCTCGCTCTCGGGCTCCTGCCTCGCGACGCCGTCCTCGAGGTGGTCCGTCCGGCCGCTGCCACCGCATTGGTCCCTGCGCTGGACCAAACGCGCACCGTCGGGCTGGTGACATTGCCCGGCGCGTACGTCGGTGTCCTCCTTGGCGGAGGAAGCGCGATGCAGGCCGGCGCCGCCCAGTTGCTCGTCCTCGTAGGGCTGCTCCTGGTAGAGATCGTCGCCATCTGGGTCGTCACCGAACAAGTCGCTCGCGGCCACCTGCATCGTCCATGA